One genomic window of Cercospora beticola chromosome 5, complete sequence includes the following:
- a CDS encoding uncharacterized protein (CAZy:GH125): MKTTIAAVVAALTSPFLEVAATSDSGIPKAKYKEACPAYEHYARFPHQPLSDGPMALPFQRPSKHCRTFESDLVEKIIKDLSHSLVDPDLARIFENAFPNTIDTTVQWHVDGTEKQAESNKMQQLFLGQTDAWKGPQSFIVTGDIQASWLRDSTNQLAQYQPLAKKNKKIENLILGAINTQAEYVIESPYCNAFQPPPPSRLKPSDNGQGDNVHPAYEPSQVFECKYELDSLAHFLRLGNQFYEHTGSTAFLTQRWFHALESLLKVLDQQSQSTFDPKTGSFVKQTYRFQRNTNTGTETLNLAGNGNPLNYGTGLIRSAFRPSDDATIFGFFIPANAMMAVELKKTADIIAASGKPKVGEELKARGARIEKGVWEHGVVQHKKWGSVFAFEVDGYGSSLLMDDANVPSLLALPYLGFVKKEEQTYQNTRKMILSKEGNPYFLQGKALKGIGGPHVGLHNAWPMSLLIQAMTSDDDEEISELLEAVKKASPLGLVHESVNVEKIKDYTRSWFAWANSVFAQTILDLAERKPHLLFKPGSKPYVVG, translated from the coding sequence CCAGCCTCTCAGCGATGGCCCCATGGCTCTTCCCTTTCAGCGACCCTCGAAACACTGCCGAACTTTCGAATCAGACCTCGTGGAGAAGATCATCAAAGATCTCAGTCACTCCCTAGTGGACCCCGATCTCGCGCGAATCTTCGAGAACGCATTCCCGAATACGATCGATACAACTGTACAGTGGCATGTGGATGGCACAGAGAAGCAGGCGGAATCAAATAAGATGCAACAATTGTTTTTGGGGCAAACAGATGCTTGGAAGGGACCACAGAGCTTCATCGTGACTGGGGATATTCAAGCGTCGTGGCTCCGTGATTCAACAAACCAGTTGGCACAGTACCAACCGCTGgcaaagaagaacaagaagataGAGAACTTGATTTTGGGTGCGATCAATACCCAAGCGGAGTACGTGATTGAATCTCCGTACTGCAATGCGTTCCAGCCACCTCCACCGAGCAGGCTGAAGCCAAGTGACAATGGACAAGGCGATAATGTGCACCCAGCATATGAGCCAAGCCAAGTTTTCGAGTGCAAGTATGAGCTGGACTCCTTGGCACATTTCCTGAGACTTGGAAATCAGTTCTATGAGCATACTGGATCCACAGCGTTTTTGACGCAGCGCTGGTTTCATGCATTGGAAAGTCTGCTCAAGGTGCTTGATCAGCAGAGCCAGTCAACATTCGATCCGAAGACGGGGTCCTTTGTCAAGCAAACGTACCGATTTCAGAGAAACACGAATACTGGCACTGAGACTTTGAACCTGGCAGGGAATGGAAACCCGTTGAACTACGGGACGGGTTTGATTCGCTCTGCCTTCAGACCAAGTGATGACGCCACGATTTTTGGCTTCTTCATTCCAGCCAACGCAATGATGGCAGtagagctgaagaagacagCAGATATCATCGCCGCTTCGGGCAAGCCTAAAGTTGGCGAAGAGCTTAAAGCACGAGGCGCAAGGATTGAGAAAGGTGTATGGGAGCACGGCGTCGTTCAGCACAAGAAGTGGGGCTCGGTCTTTGCTTTCGAAGTCGATGGCTACGGCTCCTCTCTGCTAATGGACGACGCCAATGTGCCTTCACTGCTCGCACTACCATACCTCGGCTTCGtcaagaaagaagaacaaACGTACCAGAACACGCGCAAGATGATCTTGTCGAAAGAAGGCAATCCATACTTTCTGCAGGGTAAAGCCCTCAAGGGCATTGGAGGCCCGCATGTTGGTTTGCACAATGCTTGGCCGATGTCGTTGCTTATTCAGGCGATGACtagcgatgatgacgaagagatCTCGGAGCTTTTGGAAGCGGTCAAGAAGGCGAGTCCATTGGGATTGGTGCACGAGAGTGTCAACgtggagaagatcaaggactACACCCGAAGCTGGTTTGCCTGGGCGAATTCGGTCTTTGCGCAAACGATTCTGGATCTCGCAGAGAGGAAACCACATCTGTTGTTCAAACCTGGATCAAAGCCTTACGTGGTTGGGTAG